A genome region from Lutra lutra chromosome 11, mLutLut1.2, whole genome shotgun sequence includes the following:
- the SMARCD3 gene encoding SWI/SNF-related matrix-associated actin-dependent regulator of chromatin subfamily D member 3 isoform X2 encodes MTPGLQHPPAVVQRPGMPSGARMPHQGAPMGPPGSPYMGSPAVRPGLAPAGMEPARKRAAPPPGQSQAQSQGQPVPTAPARSRSAKRRKMADKILPQRIRELVPESQAYMDLLAFERKLDQTIMRKRVDIQEALKRPMKQKRKLRLYISNTFNPAKPDAEDSDGSIASWELRVEGKLLDDPSKQKRKFSSFFKSLVIELDKDLYGPDNHLVEWHRTPTTQETDGFQVKRPGDLSVRCTLLLMLDYQPPQFKLDPRLARLLGLHTQSRSAIVQALWQYVKTNRLQDSHDKEYINGDKYFQQIFDCPRLKFSEIPQRLTALLLPPDPIVINHVISVDPSDQKKTACYDIDVEVEEPLKGQMSSFLLSTANQQEISALDSKIHETIESINQLKIQRDFMLSFSRDPKGYIQDLLRSQSRDLKVMTDVAGNPEEERRAEFYHQPWSQEAVSRYFYCKIQQRRQELEQSLVVRNT; translated from the exons ATGACTCCAGGCCTTCAGCACCCACCCGCCGTGGTACAG cgcCCCGGGATGCCGTCTGGAGCCCGGATGCCCCACCAGGGGGCGCCCATGGGCCCCCCGGGCTCCCCGTACATGGGCAGCCCCGCCGTGCGACCCGGCCTGGCCCCCGCGGGCATGGAGCCCGCCCGCAAGCGAGCAGCGCCCCCGCCCGGCCAGAGCCAGGCCCAGAGCCAGGGCCAGCCGGTGCCCACCGCCCCCGCGCGGAGCCGCAG tgCCAAGAGGAGGAAGATGGCTGACAAAATCCTCCCTCAAAGG ATCCGGGAGCTGGTCCCGGAGTCCCAGGCTTATATGGACCTCCTGGCGTTTGAGAGGAAGCTGGATCAAACCATCATGCGGAAGCGGGTGGACATCCAGGAGGCTCTGAAGAGGCCAATGAAG CAAAAGCGGAAGCTGCGTCTTTATATCTCCAATACTTTTAACCCTGCGAAGCCTGATGCTGAAGATTCTGATGGCAGCATTGCCTCCTGGGAGCTGCGGGTGGAGGGGAAGCTTCTGGATGAC CCCAGCAAGCAGAAGCGGaagttctcttccttcttcaagAGTTTGGTCATTGAGCTGGACAAAGACCTTTATGGCCCTGACAACCACCTCGTTGAG TGGCACCGGACACCCACCACCCAGGAGACGGATGGGTTCCAGGTGAAGAGGCCAGGGGACCTGAGCGTCCGTTGCACACTGCTCCTCATGCTGGACTACCAG CCTCCCCAATTCAAACTGGACCCCCGCCTGGCTCGGCTGCTGGGCTTGCACACGCAGAGCCGCTCAGCCATCGTGCAGGCCCTGTGGCAGTACGTGAAGACCAACAGGCTGCAGGACTCACACGACAAGGAATACATCAATGGGGACAAATACTTCCAGCAG ATTTTTGATTGCCCGCGGCTCAAGTTTTCAGAGATTCCCCAGCGCCTCACAGCTCTGCTGTTGCCCCCCGACCCCATTGTCATCAACCACGTCATCAG CGTGGACCCGTCCGACCAGAAGAAGACAGCGTGCTACGACATTGACGTGGAGGTGGAGGAGCCACTGAAGGGACAGATGAGCAGCTTTCTCCTGTCCACGGCCAACCAGCAGGAGATCAGCGCTCTGGACAGTAAG ATCCATGAGACGATTGAGTCCATAAACCAGCTCAAGATCCAGAGGGACTTCATGCTAAGCTTCTCCAGAGACCCCAAAGGCTACATCCAAGACCTGCTCCGCTCCCAGAGCCGGGACCTCAAG GTGATGACAGATGTGGCAGGCAACCCCGAGGAGGAGCGCCGGGCTGAGTTTTACCACCAGCCTTGGTCCCAGGAAGCCGTCAGCCGCTATTTCTACTGCAAG ATCCAGCAGCGCAGGCAGGAGCTGGAGCAGTCGCTGGTTGTACGCAACACCTAG
- the CHPF2 gene encoding chondroitin sulfate glucuronyltransferase, with the protein MAGPPTMRLSSLLALLRPALPLILGLSLGCSLSLLRVSWIQGEGEDPCVEAVGDPGVPHDPDSRTGLDQSDEDFKPRIVPYYRDPNKPYKKVLRTRYIQTELGSRERLLVAVLTSRATLSTLAVAVNRTVAHHFPRLLYFTGQRGARTPAGMQVVSHGDERPAWLMSETLRHLHTHFGADYDWFFIMQDDTYVQAPRLAALAGHLSINQDLYLGRAEEFIGAGEQARYCHGGFGYLLSRSLLLRLRPHLDGCRGDILSARPDEWLGRCLIDSLGIGCVSQHQGQQYRSFELAKNRDPEKEGSSAFLSAFAVHPVSEGTLMYRLHKRFSALELERAYSEIEELQAQIQNLTVLTPEGEAGLSWPIGLPAPFTPHSRFEVLGWDYFTEQHTFSCADGSPKCPLQGASRADVGDAVETALEQLNRRYQPRLRFQKRRLLNGYRRFDPARGMEYTLDLLLEAVTQRGHRRALARRVSLLRPLSRVEILPMPYVTEATRVQLVLPLLAAEATAALAFLEAFAAGVLEPREHALLTLLLVYGPREGGRGAPDPFLGVKAAAAELERRYPGTRLAWLAVRAEAPSQVRLMDVVSKKHPVDTLFFLATVWTRPGPDVLNRCRMNAIVGWQAFFPVHFQEFNPALAPQRPAPGPPGAGPDPPSPPGADPARGPSVGGRFDRQASAEGCFYNADYLAARARLAGELAGQEEEEALEGLEVMDVFLRFSGLHLFRAVEPGLVQKFSLRDCSPRLSEELYHRCRLSSLEGLGARAQLAMALFEPEQANST; encoded by the exons ATGGCAGGGCCTCCCACCATGCGACTGAGCTCCCTGTTGGCTCTTCTGCGGCCAGCACTGCCCCTCATCCTAGGGCTGTCTCTGGGATGCAGCCTGAGCCTCTTGCGGGTTTCCTGGATCCAGGGTGAGGGAGAAGATCCTTGTGTGGAAGCTGTGGGGGACCCGGGAGTGCCACATGATCCAGACTCAAGAACTGGACTCGATCAAAGTGATGAAGACTTCAAACCCCGGATTGTCCCCTACTACCGGGATCCCAACAAGCCCTACAAGAAGGTGCTCAG GACTCGGTATATCCAGACAGAGCTGGGCTCTCGGGAGCGGTTGCTGGTGGCTGTCCTGACCTCCAGGGCTACTCTGTCCACTCTGGCTGTGGCTGTCAACCGCACGGTGGCCCACCACTTTCCTCGATTACTGTACTTCACGGGGCAGCGAGGGGCACGGACTCCTGCAGGAATGCAGGTGGTCTCCCACGGGGACGAACGGCCAGCCTGGCTCATGTCAGAGACCCTGCGCCATCTCCACACGCACTTTGGGGCCGACTACGACTGGTTCTTCATCATGCAAGATGACACGTATGTACAGGCCCCCCGCCTGGCCGCCCTCGCTGGCCACCTCAGCATCAACCAAGACCTGTACTTGGGCCGAGCCGAGGAGTTTATTGGTGCAGGCGAGCAGGCCCGGTACTGCCACGGGGGCTTTGGCTACCTGTTGTCACGGAGTCTCCTGCTTCGACTGCGGCCACATCTGGACGGCTGCCGAGGAGACATTCTCAGTGCCCGTCCTGATGAGTGGCTTGGCCGTTGCCTCATCGACTCTCTGGGCATCGGCTGTGTCTCGCAGCACCAG GGGCAGCAGTACCGTTCCTTTGAACTGGCCAAAAATAGGGACCCCGAGAAGGAGGGGAGCTCGGCCTTCCTGAGTGCCTTCGCAGTGCACCCCGTCTCCGAGGGAACCCTCATGTACAGGCTTCACAAGCGCTTCAGCGCTCTGGAGCTGGAGCGGGCGTACAGCGAGATAGAGGAGCTGCAG gcTCAAATCCAGAACCTGACCGTGCTGACCCCCGAGGGCGAGGCAGGGCTGAGCTGGCCCATCGGGCTCCCAGCCCCCTTCACACCACACTCCCGATTTGAGGTGCTGGGCTGGGACTACTTCACAGAGCAGCACACCTTCTCCTGTGCCGACGGGTCCCCCAAGTGCCCACTGCAAGGGGCCAGCAGGGCCGATGTGGGCGACGCCGTGGAGACGGCTTTGGAGCAGCTGAACCGCCGCTACCAGCCCCGCCTGCGCTTCCAGAAGCGGCGGCTGCTCAACGGCTACCGGCGCTTCGACCCAGCACGGGGCATGGAGTACACACTGGACCTCCTGCTGGAAGCTGTGACGCAGCGTGGCCACCGGCGGGCCCTGGCCCGCAGGGTCAGCCTGCTGCGGCCGCTGAGCCGGGTGGAGATCCTGCCCATGCCCTATGTCACCGAGGCCACCCGCGTGCAGCTGGTGCTGCCGCTCCTGGCGGCCGAAGCCACTGCGGCCCTGGCTTTCCTCGAGGCCTTTGCGGCCGGGGTCCTGGAGCCACGAGAGCACGCGCTGCTCACCCTGCTGCTGGTCTACGGACCTCGGGAAGGCGGCCGAGGGGCCCCAGACCCGTTCCTGGGGGTGAAGGCGGCGGCGGCTGAGTTAGAGCGGCGGTACCCGGGGACCAGGCTGGCCTGGCTCGCCGTGCGTGCGGAGGCCCCATCCCAGGTGCGGCTCATGGACGTGGTCTCTAAGAAGCACCCCGTGGACACACTCTTCTTCCTCGCCACCGTGTGGACCAGGCCTGGGCCAGACGTCCTCAACCGCTGCAGAATGAACGCCATCGTGGGATGGCAGGCCTTCTTCCCGGTGCACTTCCAGGAGTTCAACCCTGCCCTGGCGCCACAGAGGCCTGCCCCGGGGCCCCCGGGCGCCGGCCCTGACCCCCCGTCCCCTCCTGGGGCCGACCCCGCCCGGGGCCCCTCTGTCGGAGGCAGGTTTGACCGCCAGGCGTCCGCGGAGGGCTGCTTCTACAACGCGGACTACCTGGCAGCCCGAGCCCGACTGGCCGGGGAactggcaggccaggaagaggaggaagccctggaggggctggaggtgatggatgtgttccTCCGGTTCTCAGGGCTCCACCTCTTCCGGGCCGTGGAGCCAGGGCTGGTGCAGAAGTTCTCGCTGCGGGACTGCAGCCCACGGCTCAGCGAGGAGCTCTACCACCGCTGTCGGCTCAGCagcctggaggggctgggggcccggGCACAGCTCGCCATGGCGCTGTTCGAGCCAGAGCAGGCCAACAGCACCTAG
- the SMARCD3 gene encoding SWI/SNF-related matrix-associated actin-dependent regulator of chromatin subfamily D member 3 isoform X1: MAADEVAGGARKATKSKLFEFLVHGVRPGMPSGARMPHQGAPMGPPGSPYMGSPAVRPGLAPAGMEPARKRAAPPPGQSQAQSQGQPVPTAPARSRSAKRRKMADKILPQRIRELVPESQAYMDLLAFERKLDQTIMRKRVDIQEALKRPMKQKRKLRLYISNTFNPAKPDAEDSDGSIASWELRVEGKLLDDPSKQKRKFSSFFKSLVIELDKDLYGPDNHLVEWHRTPTTQETDGFQVKRPGDLSVRCTLLLMLDYQPPQFKLDPRLARLLGLHTQSRSAIVQALWQYVKTNRLQDSHDKEYINGDKYFQQIFDCPRLKFSEIPQRLTALLLPPDPIVINHVISVDPSDQKKTACYDIDVEVEEPLKGQMSSFLLSTANQQEISALDSKIHETIESINQLKIQRDFMLSFSRDPKGYIQDLLRSQSRDLKVMTDVAGNPEEERRAEFYHQPWSQEAVSRYFYCKIQQRRQELEQSLVVRNT, encoded by the exons ATGGCCGCGGACGAAGTTGCCGGAGGGGCGCGCAAAGCCACGAAAAGCAAACTTTTTGAGTTTCTGGTCCATGGGGTG cgcCCCGGGATGCCGTCTGGAGCCCGGATGCCCCACCAGGGGGCGCCCATGGGCCCCCCGGGCTCCCCGTACATGGGCAGCCCCGCCGTGCGACCCGGCCTGGCCCCCGCGGGCATGGAGCCCGCCCGCAAGCGAGCAGCGCCCCCGCCCGGCCAGAGCCAGGCCCAGAGCCAGGGCCAGCCGGTGCCCACCGCCCCCGCGCGGAGCCGCAG tgCCAAGAGGAGGAAGATGGCTGACAAAATCCTCCCTCAAAGG ATCCGGGAGCTGGTCCCGGAGTCCCAGGCTTATATGGACCTCCTGGCGTTTGAGAGGAAGCTGGATCAAACCATCATGCGGAAGCGGGTGGACATCCAGGAGGCTCTGAAGAGGCCAATGAAG CAAAAGCGGAAGCTGCGTCTTTATATCTCCAATACTTTTAACCCTGCGAAGCCTGATGCTGAAGATTCTGATGGCAGCATTGCCTCCTGGGAGCTGCGGGTGGAGGGGAAGCTTCTGGATGAC CCCAGCAAGCAGAAGCGGaagttctcttccttcttcaagAGTTTGGTCATTGAGCTGGACAAAGACCTTTATGGCCCTGACAACCACCTCGTTGAG TGGCACCGGACACCCACCACCCAGGAGACGGATGGGTTCCAGGTGAAGAGGCCAGGGGACCTGAGCGTCCGTTGCACACTGCTCCTCATGCTGGACTACCAG CCTCCCCAATTCAAACTGGACCCCCGCCTGGCTCGGCTGCTGGGCTTGCACACGCAGAGCCGCTCAGCCATCGTGCAGGCCCTGTGGCAGTACGTGAAGACCAACAGGCTGCAGGACTCACACGACAAGGAATACATCAATGGGGACAAATACTTCCAGCAG ATTTTTGATTGCCCGCGGCTCAAGTTTTCAGAGATTCCCCAGCGCCTCACAGCTCTGCTGTTGCCCCCCGACCCCATTGTCATCAACCACGTCATCAG CGTGGACCCGTCCGACCAGAAGAAGACAGCGTGCTACGACATTGACGTGGAGGTGGAGGAGCCACTGAAGGGACAGATGAGCAGCTTTCTCCTGTCCACGGCCAACCAGCAGGAGATCAGCGCTCTGGACAGTAAG ATCCATGAGACGATTGAGTCCATAAACCAGCTCAAGATCCAGAGGGACTTCATGCTAAGCTTCTCCAGAGACCCCAAAGGCTACATCCAAGACCTGCTCCGCTCCCAGAGCCGGGACCTCAAG GTGATGACAGATGTGGCAGGCAACCCCGAGGAGGAGCGCCGGGCTGAGTTTTACCACCAGCCTTGGTCCCAGGAAGCCGTCAGCCGCTATTTCTACTGCAAG ATCCAGCAGCGCAGGCAGGAGCTGGAGCAGTCGCTGGTTGTACGCAACACCTAG